Proteins encoded together in one Thermococcus gammatolerans EJ3 window:
- a CDS encoding M20 metallopeptidase family protein — MTFNPVFEAEKIKDLIISWRRDFHMYPELKYEEERTSKIVEEHLREWGYSIKRVGTGIIADIGDGEKTIALRADMDALPIQEENDVPYKSRIPGKMHACGHDAHTAMLLGAGKIIAEHAEEFNGRVRLIFQPAEEGGNGAVKMIEGGALEGVNAIFGFHVWMDLPSGVIGIREGPFLAGAGIFSGKLVGKGGHGAAPHEARDPLPALAELILAYQTIVSRNVDPIETGVVSVTSVHAGTAFNVIPEKAEFKGTFRFFKGEVGELIKRRMDEIARGVAIAHNLEYELSIDELTPPTINDPEMAGFARKVAEKYGLKYGEVPPTMGAEDFSFYLQRVPGAFLALGIRNEEKGIIYPHHHPKFDVDEDVLHLGTAMEVALALEFLR, encoded by the coding sequence ATGACGTTTAACCCCGTTTTTGAGGCGGAAAAAATCAAGGATCTGATAATCTCGTGGAGACGTGACTTTCACATGTACCCGGAGCTCAAGTACGAGGAGGAGAGAACCTCAAAGATCGTTGAGGAGCACCTCAGGGAGTGGGGCTACTCAATCAAGCGTGTTGGAACCGGAATTATAGCGGATATCGGCGACGGCGAGAAAACCATCGCCCTTCGCGCCGATATGGACGCGTTGCCAATCCAGGAGGAGAACGACGTCCCCTATAAGTCCCGCATCCCCGGAAAGATGCACGCCTGCGGTCACGACGCCCACACGGCAATGTTGCTTGGAGCGGGCAAGATAATAGCGGAGCACGCCGAGGAGTTCAACGGCAGGGTAAGGCTTATCTTTCAGCCGGCGGAGGAGGGAGGAAACGGGGCTGTTAAAATGATCGAAGGCGGTGCTCTGGAGGGCGTTAACGCGATCTTCGGCTTTCACGTCTGGATGGACCTTCCGAGCGGTGTTATAGGGATAAGAGAAGGGCCGTTCTTGGCGGGTGCTGGCATATTCAGCGGGAAGCTTGTAGGAAAGGGGGGTCATGGAGCGGCACCCCACGAGGCGAGGGATCCCCTGCCCGCGCTTGCAGAGCTTATCCTTGCCTATCAGACCATAGTTAGCAGGAACGTCGATCCGATCGAGACCGGAGTAGTAAGCGTTACTTCGGTTCACGCGGGAACGGCCTTCAATGTCATTCCAGAAAAGGCCGAGTTCAAGGGCACCTTCCGGTTCTTCAAGGGGGAGGTCGGCGAGCTGATAAAGAGGAGGATGGACGAAATTGCCAGGGGTGTGGCCATTGCCCACAACCTTGAGTACGAGCTCAGCATCGATGAACTAACCCCTCCCACGATCAACGACCCCGAGATGGCAGGGTTCGCGCGGAAGGTCGCGGAAAAATACGGCCTGAAGTACGGCGAAGTTCCGCCCACGATGGGAGCTGAGGACTTCTCGTTCTACCTCCAGAGGGTTCCGGGAGCGTTTTTGGCCCTGGGAATAAGGAACGAGGAGAAGGGCATTATCTACCCGCACCACCATCCAAAGTTTGACGTCGACGAGGACGTCCTCCACCTTGGAACTGCGATGGAAGTTGCCCTGGCCCTTGAGTTCCTCAGGTGA
- a CDS encoding GNAT family N-acetyltransferase: MRVRLATLEDVHEIVEVHTADENLSGGIYDRYIRGGPWMATETLAIHLNNLLLDDQLVAVAELDGKIVGEVEVLFSEEPIGGKVRRIAHIDVIEVHPDYRGRGIGRALMEFVEGLARERGAEMSTTQPDEDAKGFYERLGFDVEVFGGRTVWIPAGKRADDANIRPLEFSWEEVKNLQLVAGRFQSSYSMYFSAFKDNIAGIHYTVESGKAGESFYAFRNLPGRDGVALLLWGRIDDLGTVLGRAKALGFERVLTVLAEDLEVADTREVGRIEILAKELT; encoded by the coding sequence ATGAGGGTTCGTCTGGCAACCCTTGAGGACGTTCACGAGATAGTTGAGGTTCACACTGCCGACGAGAACCTCAGCGGCGGCATTTACGACCGCTACATTCGGGGCGGCCCGTGGATGGCCACTGAGACGCTCGCGATTCACCTCAACAACCTCCTGCTCGACGACCAGCTTGTAGCCGTCGCAGAGCTTGACGGAAAGATCGTAGGGGAAGTCGAGGTTCTCTTTTCAGAAGAGCCCATCGGGGGAAAAGTTCGAAGAATCGCCCACATTGACGTCATTGAAGTCCATCCTGATTACCGGGGCAGGGGAATTGGGAGAGCGCTTATGGAGTTCGTTGAGGGCTTGGCCAGAGAAAGGGGAGCCGAGATGTCGACGACCCAGCCAGATGAGGATGCAAAGGGCTTCTACGAGAGGCTGGGCTTTGATGTTGAGGTCTTCGGGGGCAGGACGGTGTGGATTCCTGCGGGTAAGAGAGCCGATGATGCGAACATACGGCCACTTGAGTTTAGCTGGGAGGAGGTTAAAAACCTCCAACTGGTTGCCGGCCGTTTCCAAAGCTCTTACAGCATGTACTTTTCGGCGTTTAAGGACAACATAGCGGGAATTCACTACACCGTTGAAAGCGGAAAAGCCGGCGAGTCCTTCTACGCCTTCAGAAACCTGCCGGGAAGAGACGGTGTTGCACTCCTCCTCTGGGGCAGAATTGACGATTTGGGGACAGTTCTCGGCAGGGCTAAGGCTCTGGGCTTCGAGAGGGTACTGACCGTGCTCGCGGAGGATTTAGAAGTAGCAGACACGAGAGAGGTTGGAAGAATAGAGATACTCGCGAAGGAACTCACCTGA
- a CDS encoding phosphoglycolate phosphatase, which translates to MGKIKAISLDIDGTITYRDRTLSIDALKAIRLAERLGVPVMLVTGNSVPFAEAAAVFIGTSGPVIAEDGGALSLKGEGTMRKRVFLTDMDEEWILWSELKRRYPEAKLSYSTMERKAGLVVLRTVPVEAVREIIEELGLNLVAVDSGFAIHVKKPWINKGAGIEKACEYLGIKPSEVAHVGDGENDLDAFRVVGYRVAIAQAPESLKEKADYVTEKPYGDGGAEAIVHILRKFGYLGEGDEGSSGNP; encoded by the coding sequence ATGGGGAAAATAAAAGCCATATCACTCGATATAGACGGCACGATAACCTATCGCGACAGAACCCTAAGCATCGACGCCCTGAAGGCGATAAGGCTGGCTGAAAGACTTGGCGTCCCGGTGATGCTCGTTACTGGCAATTCCGTTCCGTTTGCGGAGGCCGCGGCGGTTTTTATCGGAACCAGCGGGCCCGTCATAGCGGAGGACGGGGGCGCACTCTCCCTGAAAGGGGAGGGAACTATGAGGAAGCGCGTTTTTCTGACTGACATGGACGAGGAGTGGATACTCTGGAGTGAGCTCAAGAGGCGCTATCCCGAGGCGAAGCTGAGCTACTCCACGATGGAAAGGAAGGCCGGGCTGGTGGTTCTGAGAACGGTTCCCGTTGAAGCGGTGCGGGAGATCATCGAGGAGCTTGGGCTCAACCTCGTCGCCGTCGATTCTGGCTTTGCAATCCACGTGAAGAAGCCCTGGATAAACAAGGGCGCAGGCATAGAAAAGGCCTGTGAGTACCTGGGTATTAAACCGAGCGAGGTCGCCCATGTTGGAGATGGGGAGAACGATTTGGACGCCTTCCGCGTCGTTGGATACCGGGTGGCAATCGCCCAGGCCCCAGAGAGCCTCAAGGAGAAAGCCGACTACGTAACCGAGAAACCGTACGGCGACGGTGGGGCTGAGGCGATAGTCCATATTCTAAGGAAGTTCGGCTATCTCGGTGAGGGCGATGAGGGTTCGTCTGGCAACCCTTGA
- a CDS encoding 5-oxoprolinase subunit C family protein: MIELLRVPSLLTVQDSGRKGYRKLGVPVSGYMDDYSARIANYLVGNPCDAPLLEFLLMGPTIKFNASAVFAVAGDVDVKLNGAPVDPWTSYWAKRGDVLEVGVLKSGLYGYIAFAGGIKCEKLLGSCSTYARANLGRPLSEGDKLTLGYAILTGKEGCRLPEELRPDYSAEEITVGVVLGPDLDHFTEEGVRMFLSEAYTITPESDRMGYRLDGRTIEHSEKGAGIVTGPLVPGTVQVPPNGKPIVMMRDAQTTGGYARIGVVSNAYLHRLAQLRPSFKVRFREMSVEDARNELFKKEKTLEAIRLFLEGRLRAYRIKAGEKSLIALAGKV; the protein is encoded by the coding sequence ATGATTGAACTCCTCCGAGTTCCCTCTTTGCTGACGGTTCAAGACTCCGGCAGGAAGGGCTACCGAAAGCTTGGCGTCCCGGTTTCAGGCTACATGGACGATTACTCAGCAAGGATAGCTAACTACCTCGTCGGAAACCCCTGCGATGCTCCCCTCCTCGAGTTCCTCCTGATGGGGCCAACTATTAAGTTCAACGCTTCAGCGGTCTTCGCCGTTGCCGGTGACGTCGATGTGAAGCTCAACGGGGCTCCAGTTGATCCTTGGACTAGTTACTGGGCAAAGAGGGGCGACGTTCTCGAAGTAGGGGTGCTGAAGAGCGGTCTTTATGGCTACATAGCCTTTGCCGGAGGAATAAAGTGCGAGAAGCTTCTGGGTAGTTGCTCGACCTACGCCAGAGCTAACCTTGGACGGCCGTTGAGTGAGGGCGATAAACTTACCCTCGGCTACGCAATATTGACTGGCAAAGAGGGGTGCAGACTTCCCGAGGAGCTGAGGCCGGACTACTCGGCGGAGGAGATAACCGTCGGCGTCGTTCTCGGCCCGGATTTGGACCATTTCACAGAGGAGGGCGTGAGAATGTTCCTCAGCGAGGCCTACACAATAACGCCGGAATCGGACAGGATGGGCTACCGCCTCGACGGAAGGACGATAGAACATTCCGAGAAAGGGGCTGGGATAGTCACCGGCCCGCTCGTCCCCGGGACTGTTCAAGTTCCCCCTAACGGAAAGCCAATCGTGATGATGCGCGACGCTCAAACCACCGGCGGTTACGCGAGGATTGGCGTCGTTTCGAATGCATATCTGCACCGCCTCGCCCAGCTGAGGCCCAGTTTTAAAGTGCGCTTTAGGGAGATGAGCGTCGAAGATGCCAGAAACGAGCTCTTTAAGAAGGAGAAGACGCTTGAGGCGATAAGGCTTTTCCTTGAGGGAAGACTAAGGGCCTACAGAATAAAAGCAGGAGAAAAAAGTCTCATTGCCTTAGCCGGAAAGGTTTAA
- the pxpB gene encoding 5-oxoprolinase subunit PxpB: MNFKPLGDSGLLISFGEVIDEETNDRVHALAGAIEKAGFEWLVEVVPSYSSLAVIYDAKLIDFEGVKQAIERIEFSAERFEGRLVEIPVLYGGEHGPDLEFVAEYNGLTPEEVIEIHSRPIYRVYFLGFLPGFAYLGGMDERIATPRLEKPRLKVPAGSVGIAGEQTGIYPIESPGGWRLIGRTPLRLFNPSRKPPTLLRPGDRVKFVPIDEEEFKELYKAEWGHEND; the protein is encoded by the coding sequence ATGAACTTCAAGCCCCTTGGAGACTCGGGGTTGCTCATCTCCTTCGGAGAGGTCATTGACGAAGAGACCAACGACCGCGTTCACGCCCTCGCGGGGGCGATAGAGAAAGCGGGCTTTGAGTGGCTCGTCGAAGTCGTTCCCTCTTACTCCTCCCTCGCCGTAATCTACGATGCCAAGCTCATAGACTTCGAAGGAGTCAAGCAGGCAATCGAAAGAATTGAGTTCTCGGCTGAGAGGTTCGAGGGAAGGCTCGTTGAGATTCCCGTTCTTTACGGCGGTGAGCACGGCCCGGATTTGGAGTTCGTAGCGGAATACAACGGCCTGACTCCGGAGGAGGTCATCGAGATACACTCCAGGCCCATCTACCGCGTCTACTTCCTCGGCTTTCTCCCGGGATTCGCCTATCTCGGTGGGATGGACGAGAGAATAGCAACGCCCCGGCTGGAAAAGCCCCGCCTGAAAGTTCCGGCGGGTTCGGTGGGGATAGCCGGAGAGCAGACTGGGATTTATCCAATCGAGAGCCCCGGCGGCTGGAGGCTCATCGGCAGAACCCCGCTGAGGCTCTTCAACCCATCGAGGAAACCGCCAACGCTCCTGAGGCCCGGCGACAGGGTAAAGTTCGTGCCGATTGATGAGGAGGAGTTCAAGGAGCTCTACAAAGCCGAATGGGGGCACGAAAATGATTGA
- a CDS encoding LamB/YcsF family protein, giving the protein MRVDLNSDLGESFGRYTLGLDEEVMKYITSANVATGWHAGDPIVMRKTVRLAKEKGVAVGAHPGYPDLMGFGRRYMKLTPEEARNYVLYQIGALYAFTRAEGLELQHVKPHGALYNALVKEEELARAVIEGIADFDRNLIFVALSGSKPAQIAEEMGIKVAHEVFADRAYNPDGTLVPRSKPGAVIHDKEEIAERVVSMVKDGGVRAINGEWIELRADTICVHGDNPKAVEIARQVREVLEREGVKVVPMGEFLR; this is encoded by the coding sequence ATGAGGGTTGATTTGAACTCCGACCTTGGGGAGAGCTTCGGGCGGTACACGTTGGGCCTCGACGAGGAGGTCATGAAGTACATAACCAGCGCCAACGTCGCTACCGGCTGGCACGCCGGCGACCCGATTGTCATGAGAAAGACCGTCAGGCTCGCGAAGGAGAAAGGAGTCGCCGTCGGCGCGCACCCAGGTTATCCCGATTTGATGGGCTTCGGGAGGAGGTACATGAAGCTCACGCCAGAGGAAGCTCGCAATTATGTCCTCTACCAGATTGGAGCGCTCTACGCGTTCACGAGGGCTGAAGGCCTCGAACTCCAGCACGTCAAACCGCACGGGGCACTTTACAACGCCCTCGTTAAAGAGGAAGAGCTCGCAAGGGCCGTCATAGAGGGAATAGCCGATTTCGACAGGAACCTGATATTCGTGGCTCTCTCAGGCTCAAAACCGGCCCAGATAGCGGAGGAGATGGGCATTAAGGTGGCCCACGAGGTCTTCGCTGACAGGGCATACAACCCGGACGGAACCCTCGTCCCCCGTTCGAAGCCCGGAGCGGTTATCCATGATAAGGAAGAAATAGCGGAGCGCGTGGTCTCGATGGTCAAGGACGGCGGGGTTAGAGCAATCAACGGCGAGTGGATTGAGCTCAGGGCAGATACAATCTGCGTCCACGGCGACAATCCGAAGGCCGTTGAGATAGCGAGGCAGGTCAGGGAGGTCCTTGAGCGGGAGGGGGTTAAGGTAGTGCCGATGGGGGAATTTCTGAGATGA
- a CDS encoding type II toxin-antitoxin system VapC family toxin yields the protein MQVIDTAIFIQGIDVEGFTTPKVVEEVKDPESRLFLESLISAGKVKVLVPSKESVEVVMEAARKTGELNELSEADIEVLALAYELKATLLTDDYNLQNIAKTLGIPFKTLKRGIKRVIRWNYVCIGCGKRFSEMPPGGVCPDCGSPVRLIPKRRRRKKRRKKGQDQG from the coding sequence ATGCAGGTAATAGACACCGCCATCTTCATCCAGGGGATAGACGTCGAGGGCTTCACGACGCCGAAGGTCGTTGAAGAGGTCAAGGACCCGGAGTCGAGGCTCTTCCTGGAGAGCCTGATAAGCGCGGGAAAGGTTAAGGTGCTCGTTCCATCAAAGGAGAGCGTTGAGGTGGTTATGGAAGCCGCAAGGAAAACGGGTGAGCTCAACGAGCTTAGCGAAGCTGATATTGAGGTTCTCGCCCTGGCTTATGAGCTCAAAGCTACCCTCCTCACTGACGACTACAACCTCCAGAACATTGCAAAAACCCTCGGGATTCCCTTCAAGACCCTCAAGCGCGGAATTAAGCGCGTGATACGCTGGAACTACGTCTGCATCGGCTGTGGAAAGCGGTTTTCTGAGATGCCCCCTGGAGGAGTCTGCCCCGACTGCGGGAGCCCTGTGAGGTTGATCCCAAAGAGAAGGCGGAGAAAAAAGCGGAGAAAGAAAGGACAAGATCAGGGATAG
- a CDS encoding N-acetylmuramoyl-L-alanine amidase: MKFRALFVAFLFLSALLWIPTTGASASNLSGYTICVDAGHGGKDPGAVGYVVEKDVNLAIALKVAQVLERDGARVVLTRNGDYFVTLSGRVQIANSADCDIFISIHANAGPSSASGFEVYHYYTSSRGKTLATYVDEEISKLIPLRNRGVKSAGFYVIKYTRMPAILIETGFVTNSYDASIISDEAYQWKYAYAILHGVQRYFGVPVHDPVPVVTGVRFADHGSYFRVVLDVSEKASYHVYYTYYSNGYHLVIQVDNAQLANLGWASYNGWYYTYTGSGTAPLIYATQSGNTVFIVVELNSPYLPYSDFVLSNPDRIVVDIYP; this comes from the coding sequence ATGAAATTTAGAGCACTGTTTGTAGCATTTTTGTTCCTTAGCGCCCTCCTGTGGATACCAACAACGGGGGCCAGCGCCTCAAATCTAAGCGGGTACACCATCTGCGTTGATGCCGGCCACGGTGGGAAAGACCCTGGTGCAGTCGGATACGTGGTGGAGAAGGACGTGAACCTGGCGATAGCTCTCAAAGTTGCCCAAGTCCTGGAAAGGGACGGTGCGAGGGTAGTCCTTACAAGGAACGGGGACTACTTCGTCACGCTCTCAGGAAGGGTACAGATAGCGAACTCAGCCGACTGTGATATCTTCATCAGTATACACGCCAACGCCGGGCCGAGCTCGGCGAGCGGATTCGAGGTCTACCACTACTACACCTCCAGCAGGGGAAAGACCCTAGCGACGTACGTTGACGAGGAGATATCAAAACTCATCCCCCTCAGGAACAGGGGCGTTAAGAGCGCTGGCTTCTACGTTATCAAATACACCAGGATGCCCGCCATACTCATCGAGACCGGCTTCGTGACGAACTCCTATGATGCAAGCATAATAAGCGATGAGGCCTATCAGTGGAAATATGCCTACGCCATTCTCCACGGCGTCCAGAGGTACTTCGGAGTTCCCGTTCATGACCCGGTTCCAGTGGTAACTGGTGTGAGGTTCGCGGACCACGGAAGCTACTTCAGGGTCGTTCTGGACGTTAGCGAGAAGGCCAGCTACCACGTTTACTACACCTATTACTCCAACGGCTACCACCTCGTCATCCAGGTGGACAACGCCCAGCTGGCGAACCTTGGATGGGCGAGCTACAACGGATGGTACTACACATACACCGGCTCGGGCACTGCCCCGCTGATATACGCCACCCAGAGCGGAAACACAGTTTTTATCGTTGTCGAGCTCAACAGCCCGTATTTGCCATACAGCGACTTCGTCCTCTCAAACCCGGACAGAATAGTCGTGGACATCTATCCCTGA
- a CDS encoding adenylate kinase family protein, whose translation MIIAVTGTPGVGKTTVSKLLAEKLGYEYVSLRDYAIEKGIGEMKGDELEVEVDELTYNFERDFKGKNVVVDGHLSHFLNADLVVVLRAHPRLIGERLTERGYSREKVGENVEAELVDVILVEALEENENVIEVDTTGKTPEEVVNEILELIEKGVKKRVGVVDWSEVYDEVIPYLRL comes from the coding sequence ATGATAATCGCGGTAACCGGGACACCCGGGGTGGGGAAGACGACGGTTTCAAAGCTTTTGGCGGAAAAGCTCGGCTACGAGTACGTTAGCTTAAGGGACTATGCGATAGAGAAGGGCATCGGCGAGATGAAGGGGGACGAGCTCGAAGTCGAGGTTGATGAGTTAACTTACAACTTCGAGCGAGACTTCAAGGGGAAGAACGTCGTCGTTGACGGGCATCTTAGTCATTTCCTCAACGCAGACCTCGTGGTTGTACTTAGGGCGCACCCGAGACTAATCGGCGAGAGGTTAACCGAGAGGGGCTATTCGAGGGAGAAAGTTGGAGAAAACGTCGAGGCCGAGCTTGTCGATGTAATCCTCGTGGAAGCGCTTGAGGAGAACGAGAACGTCATAGAGGTCGACACGACAGGAAAGACGCCGGAAGAGGTTGTGAATGAGATTTTAGAGCTGATTGAGAAAGGTGTTAAAAAGAGGGTCGGCGTCGTGGACTGGAGCGAGGTTTACGACGAGGTGATTCCCTACCTGAGGCTCTGA
- a CDS encoding DUF512 domain-containing protein produces the protein MYEFTEDFKLRRITKYELDGVDERDDLVVIPPSSKAGPCGSYCLFCYLRQNPPEMIYKVSFHDTLNDPELERRIAYVSEHYPELWIRVTDTAGNVGLDKKRIESLWKAGLDEMQISVHTTKKERRIALMRSPLAGRLIDLLPLVAETFRVIADIILTPGYNVDDIGEIIEDLASMGVAEVRLFPVGVTRYNRDVRPLTRDELIFVKETALDVGRETGIRVVIPPIFKALLGEFRLDIGPFEIEPEMPTYILTGELAYPELRRIFPRIPVVAVKNEFFGGNIGTAGLLTGRDVLRTVEKLPEVDLGLILLPELMFYGDRTLDGFTREELVSRILVEKGYIVESALEPVEIPRVLEKVGAV, from the coding sequence ATGTACGAGTTCACCGAGGACTTCAAGCTCAGGCGAATCACAAAGTACGAGCTGGACGGCGTCGATGAGCGGGACGATTTGGTGGTTATCCCTCCGTCGAGCAAAGCGGGCCCGTGCGGGAGCTACTGCCTCTTCTGCTACCTCCGCCAGAATCCGCCCGAGATGATTTACAAGGTTTCCTTCCACGACACCCTGAACGACCCGGAGCTCGAGAGGAGGATTGCCTACGTGAGCGAGCACTATCCCGAGCTGTGGATTCGGGTTACCGACACGGCTGGAAACGTCGGGCTGGACAAGAAAAGGATTGAGAGCCTCTGGAAAGCGGGCCTCGACGAGATGCAGATTTCCGTCCACACGACGAAGAAGGAGAGGCGAATCGCCCTCATGAGGAGCCCGCTCGCGGGGAGGCTGATAGACCTCCTCCCACTCGTCGCCGAGACATTCAGGGTCATAGCGGACATAATCCTGACGCCCGGCTACAACGTCGATGACATCGGCGAGATAATAGAAGATTTGGCCTCGATGGGTGTTGCCGAGGTCAGGCTCTTTCCCGTCGGCGTGACGCGATACAACAGGGACGTTAGACCTCTAACGAGGGACGAGCTAATCTTCGTTAAGGAGACGGCCCTCGACGTCGGGCGGGAGACGGGAATAAGGGTCGTGATTCCGCCTATCTTCAAGGCTTTGCTTGGGGAGTTCAGGCTTGACATCGGGCCCTTTGAAATCGAGCCAGAGATGCCGACGTACATACTGACGGGCGAGCTGGCCTATCCAGAACTCAGAAGAATCTTCCCAAGGATTCCCGTCGTGGCGGTTAAAAACGAGTTCTTCGGCGGGAACATAGGGACGGCGGGCCTGCTCACGGGCAGGGACGTTCTCAGAACCGTTGAAAAGCTTCCAGAGGTCGACCTTGGCCTTATCCTGCTTCCCGAGCTGATGTTCTACGGCGACAGAACACTGGACGGCTTCACGCGAGAGGAGCTCGTTTCGAGAATCCTCGTGGAGAAGGGCTACATCGTCGAGAGCGCCCTTGAGCCGGTTGAAATACCGCGCGTTCTTGAGAAGGTTGGGGCAGTTTAA
- a CDS encoding DNA-3-methyladenine glycosylase family protein, which produces MIDLEKTAKEMIRNGTWAFRDGTFYQALRLGGGKARVVAYDGDFHFPEDWGRKERKEAKEKVTFVLGLDTDLDSFYAEISDSPFSFLIEEFYGLTMPASPSPYQALVEVIAQQQVNFDFAQRTIANLVKLAGEPVGELYAFPTAGKIASLGLEELKKARLGYRAGYIKSLTESYLKGELNLELWDWDIDEAIKYLTKFRGIGKWTAELFLAYGLRKNVYPAGDLGLRRGIAKIFDKKPKEVRERDVREIIEPYGKWKGLLAFYITCYDRKTEMERRKR; this is translated from the coding sequence TTGATAGACCTTGAAAAAACGGCGAAGGAAATGATACGCAACGGCACCTGGGCCTTCAGGGACGGCACCTTTTATCAGGCACTGAGGCTTGGCGGCGGGAAGGCCAGAGTGGTCGCCTACGACGGGGACTTCCACTTTCCCGAGGACTGGGGAAGGAAGGAGAGGAAGGAAGCGAAGGAAAAGGTAACCTTCGTTCTCGGCCTTGACACGGATTTGGACTCCTTCTACGCCGAGATAAGCGACTCACCCTTCTCGTTCCTCATCGAGGAGTTCTACGGCCTAACGATGCCCGCATCGCCGAGCCCCTACCAGGCCCTCGTCGAGGTGATAGCCCAGCAGCAGGTGAACTTCGACTTCGCCCAGCGGACAATAGCAAATCTCGTCAAACTCGCCGGAGAACCCGTTGGCGAGCTCTACGCCTTTCCCACCGCCGGGAAGATTGCCTCCCTAGGCCTGGAAGAACTTAAAAAGGCCAGACTCGGCTACAGGGCGGGCTACATAAAATCCCTCACGGAATCCTACCTGAAGGGCGAGCTGAACCTCGAACTCTGGGACTGGGACATTGATGAGGCCATCAAATACCTCACGAAGTTCCGCGGGATAGGGAAGTGGACGGCGGAGCTGTTTTTGGCCTATGGCCTGAGGAAAAACGTCTATCCAGCGGGAGACCTGGGCCTGAGAAGGGGGATAGCGAAGATTTTTGATAAAAAGCCGAAAGAAGTTAGAGAAAGGGACGTTAGGGAAATCATCGAGCCCTATGGGAAGTGGAAGGGTTTGCTGGCGTTTTACATCACCTGCTACGACAGGAAGACCGAGATGGAGAGGAGGAAGAGATGA
- a CDS encoding DUF7411 family protein, with amino-acid sequence MKVHHLYSGGKDSSLAAWILSQLGYEVELVTVTFGLLDNWRYARETAERLGFPHRVLELPREILEKAGEIAISDGHPNNAIQFIHERALEALASLPEVERVSDGTRRDDRVPLLDLPKARSLEDRFGVAYIRPLLGLGYKTIRELTGRLFVVEIRESEELQKADYEVELRHLLRERGIDPLEIFPKSHYQSRVLGWREDVDRP; translated from the coding sequence ATGAAAGTCCACCACCTCTACTCCGGCGGAAAGGACTCAAGCCTGGCCGCGTGGATTCTAAGCCAGCTCGGCTACGAGGTCGAGCTCGTAACGGTCACCTTCGGCCTGCTCGACAACTGGAGGTACGCGAGGGAGACCGCTGAAAGGCTCGGCTTTCCCCATCGAGTTCTGGAGCTTCCCCGTGAAATCCTCGAAAAAGCCGGGGAGATTGCCATAAGCGACGGCCACCCGAACAACGCGATACAGTTCATCCACGAGAGGGCTTTGGAGGCCTTAGCGTCCCTTCCCGAAGTGGAAAGGGTGAGCGATGGAACCCGGAGGGACGACAGGGTTCCGCTCCTCGATTTGCCTAAAGCGAGGTCGCTGGAGGACAGGTTTGGCGTTGCCTACATAAGGCCCCTCCTCGGCCTAGGCTACAAGACGATACGGGAACTTACGGGAAGGCTCTTCGTCGTGGAAATCCGGGAGAGCGAGGAGCTACAAAAGGCGGACTACGAGGTCGAGCTGAGGCACCTCCTCAGAGAGAGGGGTATCGACCCACTCGAAATTTTCCCGAAGAGTCACTACCAGTCGAGGGTTTTGGGGTGGAGGGAGGACGTTGATAGACCTTGA